GTACAGGGGCCGTTTCCGGCAAGCCAAGTGCAGCCGGGGCAAGCACGTTGACGGTGCAGGTCAAAGATGCGGACGGGAACACAGCAACAAAGAGTCTCTCAATAACGGTAAACGCTGCAGCTACGCCCGGTCAGAGTTCTTCGAATGCCGGCAGTACGAGGCACGTAAATCGACCACCGATGAAAATTCTCAACGCACCTTTCACTGCGCCAGGACAGCCGGGACAACCGTATTCATTGACGCTTAACGCTTCCGGCGGCCTCCCTCCGTACACATGGAAGGTTGTCTCAGGCTCGCTTCAACCAGGGCTGACACTCGATGAGAAGACGGGTGTCATCAGCGGGATGACCCAGTCAACCACGCCGGAGATTCTGACGGTGCAAGTCACGGACGCAACCGGTGTAGAACAGACAGAGCAGGTGGTCATCGACATGCTCCCGCTGGCCGCGCGACAAGTGGCTTGGCAGGTACACGGTCTAAATACCCTGAACGTACCCGTTGTCGTGCAGAGTGATGCAGGGAAAGAAACCACGTATATGCCCATCTGGTATGTAATGCAACTACTCAAACCGATGGACATTACAAGCACGTGGGACGGGAAGCATTGGGGCATGACAACGTCCACGCAGCCAGACGTCTCAAACATCCGGACGGGTAGTGGTAATACCGAGATCTCTCTGAACGGCACGTTGGTACAGAATGTGAACACAGTAGCAGCTACGGACCCGTCGACAAACAAACCGACGATGTACATGCCAATATGGTATGTGATGCAACTGTTGAACCGTGTGGGTTTGCACAGTACCTGGAATGGAACAACGTGGACTGTGACGAAGTAAACCAATAGACGGAGTTTTATATATGCGGGCCTTGCAGAAGATGCAAGGCCCGCTATTGTTATGAATCCATCCATCGCGCCGCCAGGCTTTGGCTCCGTTAGGCCGCCGATAGCGCTCCGATAGCGCCCCGGGAACGCGTTATTCACACTGCTCGGAACACGGTCAAGTGGAAATAACGCGCTCGTGGCGCGTTATCAACTGAAACGGGTCAAAATAGCGCGTTCACACGTCGTTATTGACTCAAGGTGCGAACATAGCACCTCCACAGCGCGCTATTCCTCGCTGGCGCTACAGAGTCAATCGGCAATAACGCGCTCAGGGCGCGTTATTACAAATTACTGGCCAAAACTAAGGCGAGAGTCGATACCCTTTGCCGCGTACCGTTTCGATCACGATTCCTCCATGGCGTGAGTGGAGGAGCTCCAGTTTCTTTCGCAGGCGATAGACGTGATCGTCAACGGTACGATCAATGGGATCTTGATTCGGCCACACCGCGTCAAGGAGTTGTGGTCGGGTCAATACCCTTCCTGTATGTTGTTGCAGATAGGCCAACAAATCGAATTCCTTCGGGAGTAATTGGACGGTGACGCTCCCATTTGTGACTGACAACTTGTCTTCGTCTAGTTCAACATGTGTAACATGACTAGGCACAAAGTCACCCCTCGAACCAGTGCAATTACTTATGCCCAAAGATTTACATATATTATACGATATTGCAACTCAAAATGGAGTGGATGGGCTACAGCAGATTTTTACGAAAAACCACTGCAGGAATACATTGAAATACTCCCTAATTTCACATTCGTGGTGTACTATAAGTTAATACAAATAACTTAATAGACCCTCAGGAGTTCTTTTGAGAACTAGGAGAGAGTGCCGTTGATATCCTCGAAGAAAATGAACATTGATTTGATGAAACAGTTCAACAAGCGGTCCATCCTTCGAAGTATCCGGGATAATGCGCCAATTTCTCGCGCCGAAATCTCTGAACTTTTGAATCTTTCGCGACCCTCAGTATCCGCACTTGTCTCTGAACTCATTGATGACGGATGGGTTCGTGAGATGCAGACAGTAAAAGGCCGGCGCGGTCGACGCCCGATTCCACTGGAGATTCATCCGCACATTCATTATGTTGTCGGTGTCGAGTTGGGCGCGTATCACGTAACAACAGTTCTTTGCAATCTCCGGGGAACCGTCATTCAAAGTCAGGAATTTGAACTCAGTGAACACCCCGAAGTCTCGGAGGTCTTAAACCGAATTGCGGGTTCAGTATTCACGCTGCTGGAAACCGCACAGATTCTGAAGAAACAAGTTCTTGGAATTGGCATCGCGATGCACGGTCCCGTAGACCCAGAGCGTGGGTTGTCCATCTTTGCCCCGAACTTAGGTTGGCACAATGTCGAAGTGGCGAAACAGCTGCAATCAAAGACGGGGCTGTTCACGTTGGTAGAGAACGACGCAATCAGCTCTGGCATCGCGGAACGTTGGTTTGGATACGGGAAGTCTGAGGCCAATTTTCTGACGCTGATTGTGGACTATGGAATCGGTGCGGGGATTACATTTGATGGAAAGATTTACCGCGGGGCTCATCACATTGGTGGGCAGGTGGGACATACGACTGTGAACGAAGACGGGCCACTTTGTTCCTGCGGCAACTACGGTTGCCTGGAAGTGATGTCCTCAGAGCCAGCTATCGTTCGGCAAGTGCAAAAGCGATTGCGCCTTGGGGAACCGAGTATTTTGTCAGCTTTGGAGCGCATTACGGCAGGTGATGTCTATTACGCAGCGCATCAACAAGATTCCCTGGCACTTG
The Alicyclobacillus curvatus genome window above contains:
- a CDS encoding winged helix-turn-helix transcriptional regulator gives rise to the protein MSYNICKSLGISNCTGSRGDFVPSHVTHVELDEDKLSVTNGSVTVQLLPKEFDLLAYLQQHTGRVLTRPQLLDAVWPNQDPIDRTVDDHVYRLRKKLELLHSRHGGIVIETVRGKGYRLSP
- a CDS encoding ROK family transcriptional regulator, with product MISSKKMNIDLMKQFNKRSILRSIRDNAPISRAEISELLNLSRPSVSALVSELIDDGWVREMQTVKGRRGRRPIPLEIHPHIHYVVGVELGAYHVTTVLCNLRGTVIQSQEFELSEHPEVSEVLNRIAGSVFTLLETAQILKKQVLGIGIAMHGPVDPERGLSIFAPNLGWHNVEVAKQLQSKTGLFTLVENDAISSGIAERWFGYGKSEANFLTLIVDYGIGAGITFDGKIYRGAHHIGGQVGHTTVNEDGPLCSCGNYGCLEVMSSEPAIVRQVQKRLRLGEPSILSALERITAGDVYYAAHQQDSLALDVIRTAARYLGVGMAHLINILDPRVIVLGGGITRAADLVIPIIRDVIQRRAMGSDAKQTPVLVSQLGKDLYPVGGATLVIERMFEDPPFTASTH